The Punica granatum isolate Tunisia-2019 chromosome 4, ASM765513v2, whole genome shotgun sequence genome has a window encoding:
- the LOC116202868 gene encoding uncharacterized protein LOC116202868 isoform X2, whose product MGFSEDQLDYVLVPIGFAIMLAYQLYFLRRYRHFPKTTVLGMENEDRMAWVDSILQVPLSSRTVGSNVVASNITVATFLSSVCLTLCSLLGAWLANSSENPIEGLVYGNNGASTVQVKLLCLLICFVLAFSCFLESARQFVHVNFLVTTSNSSQDKVNYTKGVVVRGGEYWSVGLRALYFAICLLLWFFGPIPMFVGSIALVMILCFHDMHSVPLQRRVSQKAASTTSSGVS is encoded by the exons ATGGGTTTCTCCGAGGACCAACTCGATTATGTTTTGGTCCCGATTGGATTCGCCATCATGTTAGCTTATCAGCTTTACTTTCTCCGTAGATACCGCCACTTCCCTAAAACAACAGTGTTGGGCATGGAGAATGAGGATAGGATGGCGTGGGTTGACAGCATATTGCAG GTGCCACTTAGTTCAAGAACAGTCGGGTCGAATGTTGTCGCATCTAACATAACAGTTGCGACTTTCCTGTCATCAGTTTGCCTAACTCTGTGCTCTCTGCTGGGAGCATGGCTGGCAAACTCCTCCGAAAACCCAATAGAGGGCTTGGTCTATGGCAACAACGGTGCATCGACTGTGCAGGTCAAACTGCTCTGCCTTCTCATCTGCTTCGTGCTTGCGTTCTCGTGCTTCCTTGAGTCTGCCAGGCAGTTCGTGCATGTGAACTTCCTTGTGACCACATCAAATAGTAGCCAGGACAAGGTCAACTACACGAAGGGAGTGGTTGTGCGAGGAGGGGAGTATTGGAGTGTCGGTCTTCGGGCGCTCTACTTTGCCATTTGTCTGTTGCTGTGGTTCTTCGGCCCCATCCCTATGTTCGTTGGCTCCATTGCTCTGGTAATGATCCTTTGTTTCCATGACATGCATAGCGTACCTCTTCAGAGGCGTGTGTCTCAAAAGGCAGCGTCAACTACTAGCAGCGGTGTCTCGTAA
- the LOC116202868 gene encoding uncharacterized protein LOC116202868 isoform X1: MGFSEDQLDYVLVPIGFAIMLAYQLYFLRRYRHFPKTTVLGMENEDRMAWVDSILQSWKGPILQVPLSSRTVGSNVVASNITVATFLSSVCLTLCSLLGAWLANSSENPIEGLVYGNNGASTVQVKLLCLLICFVLAFSCFLESARQFVHVNFLVTTSNSSQDKVNYTKGVVVRGGEYWSVGLRALYFAICLLLWFFGPIPMFVGSIALVMILCFHDMHSVPLQRRVSQKAASTTSSGVS; this comes from the exons ATGGGTTTCTCCGAGGACCAACTCGATTATGTTTTGGTCCCGATTGGATTCGCCATCATGTTAGCTTATCAGCTTTACTTTCTCCGTAGATACCGCCACTTCCCTAAAACAACAGTGTTGGGCATGGAGAATGAGGATAGGATGGCGTGGGTTGACAGCATATTGCAG TCTTGGAAGGGGCCAATTTTGCAGGTGCCACTTAGTTCAAGAACAGTCGGGTCGAATGTTGTCGCATCTAACATAACAGTTGCGACTTTCCTGTCATCAGTTTGCCTAACTCTGTGCTCTCTGCTGGGAGCATGGCTGGCAAACTCCTCCGAAAACCCAATAGAGGGCTTGGTCTATGGCAACAACGGTGCATCGACTGTGCAGGTCAAACTGCTCTGCCTTCTCATCTGCTTCGTGCTTGCGTTCTCGTGCTTCCTTGAGTCTGCCAGGCAGTTCGTGCATGTGAACTTCCTTGTGACCACATCAAATAGTAGCCAGGACAAGGTCAACTACACGAAGGGAGTGGTTGTGCGAGGAGGGGAGTATTGGAGTGTCGGTCTTCGGGCGCTCTACTTTGCCATTTGTCTGTTGCTGTGGTTCTTCGGCCCCATCCCTATGTTCGTTGGCTCCATTGCTCTGGTAATGATCCTTTGTTTCCATGACATGCATAGCGTACCTCTTCAGAGGCGTGTGTCTCAAAAGGCAGCGTCAACTACTAGCAGCGGTGTCTCGTAA